A window of Natronolimnobius sp. AArcel1 contains these coding sequences:
- a CDS encoding S9 family peptidase — translation MSYDIERYLNIRSAYGASFGPDGEQLAFLMDTTGTGQVWTLEEPQSWPEQRTFYDERVTFASWSPERPELIFGMDEGGNERAQLFRLETETGEIENLTAKPDAKHRWGGWSHDGDRFAFASNRRDESVFDIYVQGREETGDDATLVYEGDGWLSLSGWSPDDSRVLVSQAYSNFDQDLYVLDLEAEEPELEHLTPHEGDVRYQSASWAPDGEGIYLVTDEGDADTLYLAYLDVESQEFDPVVDGDGWNVDGIALDDETGRFVYSRNVEGYTDLTVGEFDADDPTAFETFPEPDLPGGISGGVSFDPDAERFALSTSGDAVNTNVFVVDVKTGESEQWTNAPTAGIPRETFDESDLVHVESFDGLEVPGFLTLPSEDEMSASASNGGAPVIVDIHGGPESQRRPSFSSVKQYFLDRGYAYFEPNVRGSAGYGADYAALDDVEKRMDSVADIEACVEWLQDHPAIDSDQIIAKGGSYGGFMVLAALTEYPDLWAAGIDIVGIANFVTFLENTGDWRRELREAEYGSLAADREFLEEISPTNNIEHIEAPLFVLHGENDPRVPVGEAEQIAEKAEQQGVPVRKLIFEDEGHGFSKLENRIEAYSAIADFLDEHV, via the coding sequence ATGAGCTACGACATCGAACGCTATCTCAACATCCGAAGCGCCTACGGCGCGTCGTTCGGCCCCGACGGCGAACAGCTGGCGTTTCTGATGGATACAACCGGCACGGGACAGGTCTGGACGCTCGAAGAGCCCCAATCCTGGCCCGAGCAGCGAACGTTTTACGACGAACGGGTCACGTTCGCCTCGTGGTCGCCCGAACGGCCCGAACTGATCTTCGGGATGGACGAGGGTGGCAACGAACGCGCACAGCTGTTCCGACTCGAGACCGAGACGGGCGAAATCGAGAATCTCACTGCAAAGCCGGATGCCAAACACCGCTGGGGTGGCTGGAGCCACGACGGCGACCGGTTCGCGTTTGCCTCGAACCGTCGCGACGAGTCGGTTTTTGACATTTACGTTCAGGGACGAGAAGAGACGGGAGACGATGCAACCCTGGTCTACGAGGGCGACGGCTGGCTCTCACTGTCTGGCTGGAGTCCCGACGATTCTCGAGTGCTCGTCTCGCAAGCGTACTCCAACTTCGACCAGGACCTCTACGTGCTCGATCTCGAGGCAGAAGAGCCCGAACTCGAGCACCTCACACCCCACGAGGGCGACGTGCGCTACCAGAGCGCGAGTTGGGCACCTGATGGTGAGGGGATCTATCTCGTGACCGACGAGGGAGATGCAGACACGTTGTATCTGGCGTATCTCGATGTAGAGAGCCAGGAATTCGATCCCGTTGTCGACGGAGATGGATGGAACGTCGACGGCATCGCACTGGACGACGAAACGGGGCGGTTCGTCTACTCGCGTAATGTCGAGGGCTACACCGACCTAACGGTCGGCGAGTTCGATGCGGACGATCCGACGGCGTTCGAGACGTTCCCCGAACCCGACTTGCCGGGTGGAATCTCCGGCGGCGTGAGCTTCGACCCCGACGCAGAGCGGTTTGCGCTGTCGACCTCCGGAGACGCGGTCAATACGAACGTTTTCGTCGTCGACGTGAAAACCGGGGAGAGCGAACAGTGGACGAACGCACCCACAGCGGGTATTCCACGGGAGACGTTCGACGAATCTGACCTCGTCCACGTCGAGAGTTTCGACGGGTTGGAAGTCCCCGGTTTCCTCACCCTCCCGAGCGAGGACGAAATGAGCGCATCGGCGAGCAACGGCGGCGCACCCGTCATCGTCGACATCCACGGCGGCCCAGAGAGCCAGCGTCGGCCCTCGTTCTCGAGCGTGAAACAGTACTTCCTCGACCGAGGCTACGCCTACTTCGAGCCGAACGTCCGCGGGTCGGCGGGCTACGGTGCCGACTACGCCGCACTTGACGACGTGGAAAAGCGAATGGACTCCGTCGCCGATATCGAGGCCTGTGTCGAGTGGTTGCAGGACCACCCTGCAATCGATTCTGACCAAATCATCGCCAAGGGAGGCTCCTACGGCGGGTTCATGGTGCTCGCTGCACTGACCGAGTACCCCGACCTCTGGGCGGCCGGCATCGATATCGTCGGCATCGCGAACTTCGTCACCTTCCTCGAGAACACGGGCGACTGGCGTCGAGAGCTGCGAGAGGCCGAATACGGCTCACTCGCTGCGGATCGCGAGTTCTTAGAGGAAATTTCGCCGACGAACAACATCGAGCACATCGAGGCCCCACTGTTCGTCTTGCACGGCGAAAACGATCCTCGAGTGCCAGTCGGCGAAGCCGAACAGATCGCCGAGAAAGCCGAACAGCAGGGCGTTCCCGTCCGCAAACTCATCTTCGAGGACGAGGGGCATGGCTTCTCGAAACTCGAGAACCGCATCGAAGCCTACTCTGCGATTGCGGACTTCCTCGACGAGCACGTCTGA
- a CDS encoding NAD(P)-dependent glycerol-1-phosphate dehydrogenase, with the protein MFEKSTWIRLPRNVIVGHDVRSSVVEVVDDLHLQGRPLFVTSPTPRKVAADPIAADFEARDIDPAIVSVDTASFDAVEEVIETANAADASYLVGIGGGKAIDIAKMASDHLEMGFLSVPTAASHDGIVSNRGSVPDGDTRHSVAAEPPLAVVADTGILAEAPWELTTAGCADIISNYTAVMDWRLAKRLKDVEYSEYAAALAEMTAEILVDNADLIRPGLEESAWVVTKALMSSGVAMSIADSSRPASGAEHLFSHQLDRLAPDAALHGHQVGVGSIMTAYLHGGDRGFWTDIRDALSSIDAPTTADELGIDDETVVEALTTCHEIRDRYTILGDGMNERAARDVAKKTGVIS; encoded by the coding sequence ATGTTCGAGAAGTCGACGTGGATTCGACTGCCGCGAAACGTCATCGTCGGCCACGACGTCCGCTCGTCGGTCGTCGAGGTCGTCGACGATCTTCACCTTCAGGGGCGGCCGCTGTTCGTCACCAGTCCGACACCGCGGAAAGTCGCTGCTGATCCAATCGCTGCGGATTTCGAAGCCCGCGATATCGACCCCGCTATCGTCTCCGTCGATACCGCGAGTTTCGATGCTGTTGAGGAGGTCATTGAAACCGCCAACGCTGCCGACGCCTCCTATCTCGTCGGCATCGGCGGCGGCAAAGCCATCGATATTGCCAAAATGGCCAGTGACCACCTCGAGATGGGCTTTCTCTCCGTTCCGACGGCGGCCAGTCACGATGGCATCGTGAGCAATCGTGGCTCGGTTCCGGACGGCGATACGCGCCACAGCGTCGCCGCGGAACCGCCGCTTGCAGTCGTCGCGGACACTGGTATCCTCGCCGAAGCGCCGTGGGAGCTGACCACCGCGGGCTGTGCCGATATCATTTCGAACTACACCGCGGTGATGGATTGGCGACTCGCAAAGCGACTCAAAGACGTCGAGTACTCCGAATACGCGGCCGCGCTCGCGGAGATGACCGCCGAAATCCTCGTCGATAACGCCGATCTCATCCGCCCTGGCTTGGAGGAGTCAGCCTGGGTCGTCACCAAGGCGCTCATGTCCTCGGGCGTCGCGATGAGTATCGCTGATTCCTCGCGCCCAGCCAGTGGAGCCGAGCACCTCTTTTCGCACCAACTCGACCGGCTCGCACCCGACGCGGCACTGCACGGCCATCAGGTCGGCGTCGGCTCGATCATGACGGCGTACCTCCACGGCGGCGACCGCGGCTTCTGGACGGATATTCGTGATGCGCTCTCGAGCATCGACGCGCCAACGACGGCGGACGAACTCGGGATCGACGACGAGACTGTGGTGGAGGCGTTGACAACCTGCCACGAGATCCGCGACCGGTATACAATTCTCGGCGACGGAATGAACGAACGGGCGGCTCGAGATGTGGCGAAAAAGACTGGCGTCATCTCCTGA
- a CDS encoding SLC13 family permease gives MGHRRLLERLQSPVVAFPLSLVAALATCLALESATGSLETAAMVAITVFCIGLWILTPIPPAYTGVLGIGLLAVVFSPAAALTGFQQPATWLIGFGLLMGEATRRSGLAICAGHRLAAVTLSSASKASPLQAYRRLLLALALGAHALALFIPSSLVRVLILAPVLIEIGSRFDSREAQAGLFLGPLLASFYGSSGILTADLANIIVVEFGQSIAGHRIGWAEWAVQLYPIMGLARVLLVVGIVYLLFRPPTGQTASAIAFDGGEHTAGSAERRMGAFLLVGALVWATDFVHGFHPVVGAVAVVALAFLPGIGVVDFETVGTETDFSILFFIAAVFAIGDGLAETGFTDTAAESLLALAPMDAPLPIMLAFVFLCTLLLAVSMEGLAIASVFTPILISYTEAAGLPLEPVLLTETMALTTFFFPYQSAVLVVILAQGVVDAGELIKALILCSLATIVFLLPLQLALFGLVY, from the coding sequence ATGGGCCACCGACGACTCCTCGAGCGGCTACAGAGTCCTGTCGTCGCGTTTCCCCTCTCGCTGGTGGCTGCACTCGCAACCTGCCTCGCTCTCGAGTCGGCAACTGGCTCGCTCGAGACGGCGGCGATGGTCGCGATAACGGTCTTCTGTATCGGGCTCTGGATTCTAACGCCGATTCCACCGGCCTACACTGGCGTCCTCGGCATCGGGCTGCTCGCAGTTGTGTTCTCACCGGCGGCCGCGCTGACCGGCTTTCAACAGCCCGCAACGTGGCTCATCGGCTTTGGCCTGTTGATGGGTGAGGCTACGCGACGAAGCGGGCTGGCGATCTGTGCCGGCCACCGACTCGCAGCCGTGACGCTCTCGAGTGCGTCCAAGGCGTCGCCGCTGCAGGCGTATCGCCGACTTCTCCTTGCGCTTGCTCTCGGTGCGCACGCGCTCGCACTGTTTATTCCGTCGTCGCTCGTTCGCGTGCTGATTCTCGCTCCTGTGCTGATCGAAATCGGCTCTCGATTCGACTCGCGGGAGGCACAGGCGGGACTCTTTCTTGGGCCGCTGCTTGCCTCGTTCTATGGCTCGTCTGGCATTTTGACGGCCGATCTGGCGAACATCATCGTCGTGGAGTTCGGCCAATCGATTGCAGGCCACCGAATCGGCTGGGCCGAGTGGGCGGTGCAACTGTATCCGATCATGGGACTGGCGCGGGTCCTGCTCGTCGTTGGTATCGTCTATCTCCTGTTTCGGCCACCCACTGGACAGACAGCGTCTGCCATCGCCTTCGACGGTGGAGAACACACTGCCGGCAGCGCCGAGCGCCGAATGGGTGCGTTCTTGCTCGTTGGCGCACTCGTCTGGGCGACCGATTTCGTCCACGGATTCCATCCAGTCGTCGGCGCGGTTGCCGTCGTCGCGCTGGCGTTCTTGCCAGGCATTGGCGTCGTCGACTTCGAAACCGTCGGCACCGAGACGGACTTCTCGATCCTGTTTTTCATCGCAGCCGTGTTCGCGATTGGTGACGGCCTCGCGGAAACAGGATTTACGGACACCGCAGCCGAGTCGCTGCTGGCACTCGCCCCGATGGATGCACCGCTTCCAATCATGCTTGCGTTTGTGTTCCTCTGTACGCTCTTGCTTGCCGTTTCGATGGAGGGACTCGCCATCGCCAGTGTCTTTACGCCCATCCTGATCTCCTATACCGAGGCCGCCGGACTGCCCCTCGAGCCCGTGTTGCTGACCGAAACGATGGCGTTGACCACGTTCTTCTTCCCGTATCAGTCGGCGGTGCTCGTCGTGATCCTCGCACAGGGCGTCGTCGACGCCGGCGAGTTGATCAAAGCCCTAATTCTGTGTTCGCTTGCGACAATCGTGTTCTTGCTCCCGCTACAACTGGCGCTGTTTGGGCTGGTGTATTGA
- a CDS encoding MATE family efflux transporter — protein MSRYPNPLRLTILWIGLLLARVGLIDRDRAIETTDLAWPRIVTGIARMSKNAVDVAMVGVAVGSSAIAGVGLAGPYWGLAFAIGGGVAGGTIALVSQRFGAGAHEELGRAVRSSTLLAIILTLPVTAIFWVYSVELVSLLTNEAPVIDHGATYLQVVALGIPFAALNLVGSRVLVGADDAYTAMQVRAGGAVMNIGLNAVFIFGLDWGVAGAALGTVFSNLAVASVFALGIARGRVFGIGEFPVKVDPFGTYIDSNMVADIVSIGTPIGARNLVWTVAEFPMLWIVGSFGETTLAAFVIARRIWGLMNTPGWGFGLASSSLVGQSLGQNNEGVAEAYGRDIIRFAVATYAVSAVLIAIFAEQIVMLFAEDPTGPVIPIAVSLVYAACFATLFQGVSGAAAGPLDASGDTRIPFVSQVIGMFFVAIPLAFLGATTSLGYWGLYLAFVAETSVPAAINYWRFRTNKWKKISEGYRPDAASTSD, from the coding sequence GTGTCTCGGTATCCAAACCCCCTTCGCCTGACAATACTCTGGATCGGACTCCTACTCGCACGGGTCGGTCTCATCGACCGCGACCGTGCAATCGAGACGACGGATCTCGCCTGGCCGCGTATCGTAACCGGTATCGCCCGAATGTCGAAAAACGCCGTCGACGTCGCAATGGTTGGCGTCGCCGTCGGCTCATCGGCAATCGCGGGTGTCGGTCTCGCTGGCCCCTACTGGGGACTCGCGTTCGCTATCGGCGGCGGTGTCGCCGGCGGAACGATTGCGCTCGTCTCACAGCGATTCGGTGCTGGCGCCCACGAGGAACTCGGCCGAGCTGTTCGCTCGAGCACGCTGCTCGCCATTATCTTGACGCTCCCGGTGACGGCCATTTTTTGGGTGTACTCCGTCGAACTGGTCTCGTTGCTTACCAACGAAGCGCCGGTGATCGACCACGGCGCGACGTACCTCCAGGTCGTAGCACTCGGCATTCCGTTCGCGGCGCTGAATCTCGTCGGCAGCCGAGTGCTCGTCGGTGCTGACGACGCCTACACGGCGATGCAAGTCCGTGCTGGCGGCGCTGTGATGAACATCGGACTCAATGCCGTCTTCATTTTCGGCCTCGACTGGGGCGTCGCCGGCGCGGCACTCGGGACGGTCTTTTCGAACCTCGCCGTTGCATCCGTGTTCGCTCTCGGGATCGCCCGTGGCCGCGTCTTCGGTATCGGCGAGTTCCCGGTCAAGGTCGACCCGTTCGGCACATACATCGATTCTAACATGGTCGCCGACATCGTGAGCATCGGCACCCCAATCGGCGCACGAAACCTGGTCTGGACCGTTGCCGAGTTCCCAATGCTCTGGATCGTTGGCTCCTTCGGCGAGACGACCCTCGCCGCGTTCGTCATCGCCCGGCGCATCTGGGGACTGATGAACACGCCTGGCTGGGGCTTCGGACTCGCATCCTCGAGTCTGGTCGGCCAGTCGCTTGGGCAGAACAACGAGGGAGTCGCGGAGGCCTATGGTCGCGATATTATCCGCTTCGCTGTCGCGACGTACGCCGTCTCTGCAGTTCTCATCGCCATCTTCGCTGAACAGATCGTCATGCTGTTCGCGGAAGACCCGACGGGGCCAGTGATTCCGATTGCCGTGAGCCTCGTCTATGCCGCCTGTTTCGCGACGCTGTTCCAGGGCGTCTCCGGCGCTGCTGCAGGGCCGTTAGATGCCAGTGGTGATACGCGCATTCCGTTCGTCAGCCAGGTGATCGGGATGTTCTTCGTCGCGATCCCGCTTGCGTTCCTCGGCGCGACGACGAGTCTTGGCTACTGGGGACTGTACCTCGCATTCGTCGCCGAGACGTCCGTTCCCGCGGCTATCAACTACTGGCGGTTCCGAACGAACAAGTGGAAGAAGATCAGCGAGGGCTACCGCCCCGACGCCGCGAGCACGTCGGACTGA
- the gfo6 gene encoding D-xylose 1-dehydrogenase Gfo6, producing MDTRPMITRFTERDWETDETDGSIRFALVGLGWWTMDVVVPAIEQSDYCETTVLVSSSTEKAERLADENNVESGITYDEFHDGAAVEKYDAVYIGTPNAYHLDYVETAADLEKAVLCEKPLEATVERAEQLVEAADEADIPLMTAYRMHTEPAVRRAKELIEDGFIGEPTHVYGNNTQPILEMIPDPDQWRLDSDVTGYGTSVMDLGIYPINTARFLLERDPIAAEARMSSPDEAFDDVPDQYATVTLTLEGDLPLVCTTSQHAQQDTQLKIIGTEGTIELQPAFHGEATLHLARGSTRATIEDAEYTAVEEMREEFDYFADRVLNDNAILPDGHHGLADLRTIEAIHEAADRDERVDLSE from the coding sequence ATGGACACTCGCCCGATGATAACGCGGTTTACAGAGCGTGACTGGGAAACAGACGAAACCGATGGCTCCATTCGATTCGCATTAGTTGGGCTTGGCTGGTGGACGATGGATGTCGTCGTTCCCGCAATCGAGCAATCAGATTACTGTGAGACGACAGTACTGGTCAGTTCCTCGACTGAAAAAGCTGAGCGACTTGCCGACGAGAACAACGTCGAATCTGGCATTACCTACGACGAATTCCACGACGGTGCGGCGGTCGAAAAGTACGATGCCGTCTACATCGGCACGCCAAACGCCTACCACCTCGATTACGTCGAGACTGCCGCCGACCTCGAGAAGGCGGTTCTCTGTGAGAAGCCACTCGAGGCGACCGTCGAGCGCGCCGAGCAGTTGGTCGAAGCGGCCGACGAGGCCGACATTCCGCTGATGACGGCCTACCGGATGCACACCGAACCAGCCGTCCGGCGTGCCAAAGAACTCATCGAGGACGGCTTCATCGGGGAGCCGACCCACGTCTACGGCAACAACACCCAGCCAATTCTCGAGATGATCCCGGATCCTGATCAGTGGCGTCTTGACAGCGATGTAACCGGTTACGGGACCTCTGTGATGGATCTGGGAATCTACCCAATTAACACTGCTCGCTTCCTTCTCGAGCGTGATCCGATTGCCGCGGAGGCGCGCATGTCCTCGCCTGACGAGGCCTTTGATGACGTGCCAGACCAGTACGCAACAGTGACGCTGACGCTTGAGGGCGACCTGCCGCTTGTCTGTACGACGAGCCAGCACGCCCAGCAAGATACCCAACTCAAGATCATCGGCACGGAGGGCACTATTGAACTCCAGCCAGCGTTCCACGGCGAGGCGACTTTGCATCTGGCGCGAGGAAGTACGCGCGCGACGATCGAGGATGCAGAGTACACGGCCGTCGAAGAGATGCGCGAGGAGTTCGATTACTTCGCAGATCGTGTCCTCAATGACAACGCAATTCTCCCTGATGGCCACCACGGACTCGCAGATCTGCGAACAATCGAAGCGATTCACGAAGCCGCAGACCGCGACGAGCGTGTCGACCTCTCAGAATAG
- a CDS encoding mandelate racemase/muconate lactonizing enzyme family protein, protein MPNYRKLHDPNAEYTMRDLSAETMNLNADRGPRDVKITDVQTTMVDGNYPWILVRVYTDAGIVGNGECYWGGGDDAIMQRMAPFIIGENPLDIDRLYEHMIQKMSGEGSISGKTISAISGIEIALHDIAGKVLDVPAYQLVGGKYRDEARIYCDLHTEDEANPTACADEGERVVEDLGYDAIKFDLDVPSGHEKDRANRHLRDPEIDHKVQIVKEVTERVGDRADVAFDCHWAFSAGSAHRLAEALEEYDVWWLEDPVPPENHDVQQQVTQRSTTPIATGENVYRTHGQRRLLENQAVDIIAPDLPRVGGIRETVKIANLADLYYTPVAMHNVSSPIGTMASAQAAVAIPNSLAVEYHSYQLGWWEDLVEEDNLIENGRMEVPEKPGLGLTLNFDAVEEHMVEGETLFDEA, encoded by the coding sequence ATGCCGAACTATCGGAAACTCCACGATCCGAACGCAGAGTATACGATGCGGGACCTCTCCGCGGAGACGATGAACCTCAACGCCGACCGAGGGCCACGTGACGTCAAAATCACGGACGTTCAGACGACGATGGTCGACGGCAACTACCCGTGGATCCTCGTGCGCGTCTACACCGACGCCGGCATCGTCGGCAACGGTGAGTGTTACTGGGGCGGCGGTGACGATGCAATCATGCAGCGGATGGCGCCGTTCATCATCGGCGAAAACCCACTGGACATCGACCGACTCTACGAGCACATGATCCAGAAGATGTCCGGTGAGGGCTCCATCTCGGGCAAGACGATCTCCGCAATTTCGGGTATCGAGATTGCGCTTCACGACATCGCTGGAAAGGTCCTCGACGTGCCTGCCTACCAGCTCGTCGGTGGCAAGTACCGCGACGAGGCTCGGATTTACTGCGACCTGCACACTGAAGACGAAGCCAACCCAACCGCGTGTGCCGACGAAGGTGAACGCGTCGTCGAAGACCTCGGCTACGACGCGATCAAGTTCGACCTCGACGTGCCATCCGGTCACGAAAAGGACCGCGCAAACCGTCACCTGCGCGACCCTGAAATCGACCACAAGGTCCAGATCGTCAAGGAAGTCACCGAACGCGTCGGCGACCGCGCCGACGTCGCATTCGACTGCCACTGGGCCTTCAGCGCCGGCAGTGCTCACCGCCTCGCAGAGGCACTCGAGGAGTACGACGTCTGGTGGCTCGAGGACCCTGTCCCGCCAGAGAACCACGATGTCCAGCAGCAGGTTACCCAGCGCTCGACGACGCCAATCGCCACCGGGGAGAACGTCTACCGCACCCACGGTCAGCGCCGCCTGCTCGAGAACCAGGCTGTCGACATCATCGCACCGGACCTGCCCCGCGTCGGTGGTATTCGCGAGACCGTCAAGATCGCGAACCTCGCAGATCTCTACTACACGCCAGTCGCGATGCACAACGTTTCCTCGCCAATCGGAACCATGGCCTCCGCACAGGCCGCCGTTGCGATTCCGAACTCGCTCGCTGTTGAGTACCACAGCTACCAGCTGGGCTGGTGGGAAGACCTCGTCGAAGAGGACAACCTCATCGAGAACGGCCGCATGGAAGTGCCAGAAAAGCCTGGCCTCGGCCTGACGCTCAACTTCGACGCCGTCGAAGAGCACATGGTCGAAGGCGAGACGTTGTTTGACGAAGCATAA
- a CDS encoding aldehyde dehydrogenase family protein, giving the protein MTERYQNYVGGNWTDAETGDTLETTDPAAPSETIAEYQESGVEDANAAVEAAAAAEDEWADTPAPARGAILRETATILADRKEELTELLTREEGKTHAEAGGEVQRAIDIFYYYAEKTRDLGGSVKSASGPRTNLYIKDEPVGVAALITPWNYPIAIPAWKIAPALATGNTLVLNPASVAPGVALEIFKALDEAGLPDGVANVVTGPGSTVGDAIINHEDVDAVSFTGSGEVGHMVYDQATNDGKRVQTELGGKNPTVVSDSADVEEAAEIVANGAFGVTGQACTACSRAIVHTDLYDEFVDAVVAQAESIEIGPGDEYDMGPQVTESELEGTLDYIDVAENEGATLETGGGQPEGERFGEGYYVEPTVFSDVENDFRIAQEEVFGPVLAVIEVEDFEEGLEAANDIDYGLSASIVTDDHTEAERFIDEVESGVAKVNDKTTGLELHVPFGGFKQSSSETWREQGDAGIDFYTIEKTVYDGF; this is encoded by the coding sequence GTGACCGAACGCTACCAAAACTACGTTGGCGGAAACTGGACGGACGCGGAAACAGGCGACACGCTCGAGACGACCGATCCGGCGGCCCCGTCGGAGACGATCGCGGAGTATCAGGAGTCGGGTGTTGAGGACGCAAACGCTGCTGTTGAGGCTGCGGCGGCTGCCGAGGACGAGTGGGCTGACACCCCGGCACCAGCTCGTGGAGCCATCCTGCGCGAGACGGCAACCATCCTCGCCGACCGCAAGGAAGAACTGACGGAGTTGCTGACCCGCGAAGAGGGCAAGACCCACGCCGAAGCCGGCGGTGAGGTCCAGCGTGCGATCGATATCTTCTACTACTACGCCGAGAAGACCCGTGACCTCGGTGGCTCGGTCAAAAGCGCAAGCGGCCCGCGCACGAACCTCTACATCAAAGATGAGCCAGTCGGCGTCGCCGCACTGATCACGCCGTGGAACTACCCAATCGCGATCCCTGCATGGAAGATTGCGCCCGCGCTCGCGACGGGCAACACGCTCGTGCTCAACCCGGCATCGGTCGCTCCCGGCGTCGCCCTCGAGATCTTCAAGGCGCTCGACGAGGCCGGCCTCCCAGACGGCGTCGCAAACGTCGTCACTGGTCCCGGTAGCACGGTCGGTGATGCGATCATCAACCACGAGGACGTCGACGCCGTCTCCTTTACCGGCTCCGGCGAAGTCGGCCACATGGTCTACGATCAGGCCACGAACGACGGCAAGCGCGTCCAGACTGAACTCGGTGGCAAGAACCCAACCGTTGTCTCCGACAGCGCCGATGTCGAAGAAGCCGCCGAAATCGTCGCCAACGGCGCATTCGGCGTCACTGGCCAGGCCTGTACCGCCTGCTCACGCGCAATCGTCCACACCGACCTCTACGACGAGTTCGTCGACGCCGTCGTCGCACAGGCCGAATCTATCGAGATCGGCCCCGGCGACGAGTACGACATGGGCCCGCAGGTAACCGAAAGCGAACTCGAGGGCACCCTCGATTATATCGACGTCGCAGAGAACGAGGGCGCAACGCTCGAGACTGGCGGCGGCCAGCCAGAGGGTGAGCGCTTCGGTGAGGGCTACTACGTCGAGCCAACCGTCTTCAGCGATGTTGAAAACGACTTCCGCATCGCACAGGAGGAAGTCTTCGGACCAGTCCTCGCTGTCATCGAAGTCGAGGACTTCGAGGAAGGCCTCGAGGCCGCAAACGACATCGATTACGGCCTGTCGGCCAGTATCGTCACGGACGACCACACGGAAGCAGAGCGCTTCATCGACGAAGTCGAATCCGGCGTTGCGAAGGTCAACGACAAGACCACCGGCCTCGAACTGCACGTTCCGTTCGGTGGCTTCAAACAGTCCTCGAGCGAGACCTGGCGAGAGCAGGGTGACGCAGGGATCGACTTCTACACGATCGAGAAGACCGTCTACGACGGCTTCTAA
- a CDS encoding fumarylacetoacetate hydrolase family protein yields MRYYQLREDGTPRLAVQTTDGLYDLTAAKDRLQTLEDLFCAADITDRSIDAVADGLLEDATPLDSDVVESDALATPVSSEIWAAGVTYRISEEARQAESDTPDMYIDVYESDRPEVFFKATPERTVDPDEAVGIRADSEWDVPEPELGVVLSDGEIVGYTVGNDMSSRSIEGRNPLYLPQAKVYDKCCSIGPCVTSADSIDDPHDLEMWMTISRDGEVLYDDSTNTGKMVRSVEELVECYTAHNAIPDVAVLLTGTSLVPDEEFTLEEGDVIEIGLEDIGTLTNTVVEV; encoded by the coding sequence ATGCGTTATTACCAGTTACGCGAGGACGGGACTCCCCGCCTCGCAGTGCAGACAACTGACGGATTGTACGATCTGACAGCCGCAAAAGATCGTCTCCAGACGCTCGAGGATCTCTTCTGTGCAGCCGATATCACTGATCGGTCAATTGATGCTGTCGCCGACGGCCTCCTCGAGGATGCAACACCCCTCGATTCAGACGTTGTTGAGAGCGACGCACTCGCAACACCAGTCTCGAGTGAGATCTGGGCGGCCGGTGTCACCTACCGTATCAGCGAAGAGGCCCGACAGGCTGAGAGCGATACGCCGGATATGTATATTGACGTCTACGAGAGCGACCGGCCGGAGGTCTTCTTTAAGGCTACTCCAGAGCGAACCGTCGATCCCGATGAGGCAGTCGGGATCCGCGCTGACTCAGAATGGGATGTCCCAGAGCCAGAGCTTGGTGTCGTCCTCTCGGACGGCGAAATCGTCGGCTACACCGTCGGAAACGACATGAGCAGTCGCTCGATTGAAGGTCGCAATCCGCTCTATCTCCCGCAGGCAAAAGTCTACGACAAGTGTTGTTCGATCGGCCCATGTGTCACGTCGGCGGACTCGATCGACGATCCACACGACCTCGAGATGTGGATGACGATCAGTCGCGACGGCGAGGTCCTGTATGACGACTCGACAAACACGGGCAAGATGGTCCGGTCGGTCGAGGAACTCGTTGAGTGCTATACAGCACACAATGCGATTCCCGACGTCGCAGTCTTGCTGACTGGGACCTCGCTTGTCCCCGACGAGGAGTTCACGCTCGAGGAAGGCGACGTCATTGAAATCGGACTCGAGGATATCGGGACGCTCACGAACACCGTCGTCGAAGTCTAG